The Natrinema pellirubrum DSM 15624 region CCGCAGTTTCTGCGTTTGTGTCTCCCGACCGCCGTTCGTAATAAGTCCGACCCGCCCCCGGTCGCGGGCGGACTCGAGGGCTGCCTTCGCGCCCGGGCGGAACTCGACGGCGGTCGGATCCCGCGCCGCGAGGTACTCGGCGGCGAGTCGCGGGGCGACGGCGGTGTCGACGCCCGCTCGCGTCGCCACTTCGGTAAAGAGGTTGTCGTAGAACTCACGGTCGGTCTCGGCGGTCGGCAGGACCGGGACCGCAGCGCGCAGGTCCGCCGGCGTACAGAACGGCTCGCGGCCGGCCCGGTGGAAAGTCGACTCGAGCAGGGCCTCGGCGTCTTGGGTCGAGGTACAGAGGGTGTGATCGAGATCGAAACAGATCGCGTCGTAGGCGGCCATTCGAGTACGTATAGGGGCGAGGGCGTTCTGAACGTTTCGCCGACTAGACGCTCGAGTCGCGATCGAAAACGGTGGTACCGCCAACAGCCTGAAAGCCCCGACCGGGCTCGCGGGCTGCGACTCGCTGTGCGCTTCGCTCACTCCGTTCGCTCCAGTGCTTCCGTCGTCTCGCCTCGCGACCCCGGTCGCCCCTTTCAGTCCCACCCGGACGGTGGGATGGTCGGGCTGCCGAAACTCGCCGGGTTCGGGGTCGACTCGAGCCCACCGTCGATCCGCAGCAGTTATTTTTACTGACGAGTCCCACTCCGTATGGATGTCGTCAAGCGAGTCCACGTCGTCCCGCTGGGCTACGAGTTCGATCGGATCCTCGAGCCGATCCGGGACCAGCGGGCGGATTTGGTCTACCTGCTCGAGGACGAGGGGGCCGGTGGGCGGCGAGCAAGCGGGGCGGACCGCGGCGTCGAGGAGCGAAACGCGACGGCGACGGCCGACTATCACGAGGAACTCCGCGCGGAACTCGAGTCCATCGTCCCCGAGGTCCGGACCAGGGAGTGTGACCTGACGGACGTCTACGCCGTCCTCGGGGACGTGACGACGATCGCGGACGTCCACGCCGAGGACCAGGTGTACGTCAACGTCTCCGGCGCGGGGACGATCCCGGCGATCGGCGCGACCATCGCGTGTATGGATGTCTCGACGGACGCTCACGCCTACTACGTCGAGCCCGCCGAGTACGCCCACGACGGAACGACCGAGCCGGTCTCGTTCGGCCTCGACGAAATCGAAGAGGTTCCGACCTACCCCATCGAATCGCCGACCCGCGACCAGGTCGCGATCATGGAGTTCCTCGCCGAGCCGAGCGCGTGGGAGGGGTTTCACGACGACCGGACCGCTCCGCCGAAGAAGAAAGACCTCATCGAGTACGCGCGGGATCGGGACCTCGCGTTCATGGCCGATCGGCGCTCGCCCGACGAGCGGGCCGGCGAGGACAAGGGTGCCTTCCGCGTCCTCGACAGTCACGTCCTCGAGCCCCTCTCGGAGGACGGCTACGTCACGATCGAGTCGGTCGGCCGCCGCCGTGTCGTCGAACTAACCGAGCGCGGCGAGAACGCCTACCGGGCGTTCCGGCACAAGCTCATGGACGAGGGCGGCGACCGACGGTAGTCAGAGAGGGAGCATCAGCGGGGGTCGGGGGCGGTTCAGTTCTCGTCGGTCTCGCCGTCGTCCTCGTGAACGAGCGCGTACAGCCGCGGCCCCAGCCGGGCGAACGCGAGGTCGGCCTCGAGGCGCTCGACGTGGGCCCGTAGCGCCGCCGGTTCGAGTCCCGGGTGTTCGTAGTCGGTGCTGGGGTCGAGATGCCAGCGCGCGCGAGCGAGGAGGACGGGCGCGGCGTCAGCGAGGCGCGAACCCGGGAGTTCGGGGCCAGCGTTGCGGTCGCGTTCGACGGCGGTCAGGACCTCTCGGGCCACGAGGAGCGCGCGACGCAGCGAGCGGGTCGCGTCGGCGTCGGCGGGCGACCCGAGATGCGACGCCAGCAGTTCGTCGGCGGCGACGACCCGCTCGGGGTCGACATCGAACGCGGCGGCGATCTCCGCGCGATCGGGTTCGCCGGCGTCAGTCCGGCGGGCGGCGAGTCGAACCGCACCGAGGACGGCGGCGGTCCGATCGTACGCCAGCGTCGCCAGTTCGCCGGCGTGGTCGAACGCCGCACGGGCGACCGCGGCGGCAGGCTCCACCTCGAGTCGGCGGGCGGCGCAGTCGATCGACGGTGCGGCTTCGGCCTCGAGGTGTCGCTGACCCATACTCGAACGCTCTCCCGGACATGTATTATCAGCTATCCTGAAAGTATCGTTACTATCGTTACTATCGCAGGTGTCGAGGTAATTGGTACGAAACAGAATATCATCACGGCGAATCGATCGCGAGCGGTCGAGTCGGCGGGGAATCACCGACCGAACCGACGTCCCTGCCCGATCCGCCACGTTCAAGCCGGTTCCCTTCGAGAGTCGATTCATGACGCGAGCTGTCTGGGTGAAAGCCGACGATGCCGTCGGCGACTGGGACGACCGCCGGGCGCGGATCACC contains the following coding sequences:
- a CDS encoding HAD family hydrolase, whose translation is MAAYDAICFDLDHTLCTSTQDAEALLESTFHRAGREPFCTPADLRAAVPVLPTAETDREFYDNLFTEVATRAGVDTAVAPRLAAEYLAARDPTAVEFRPGAKAALESARDRGRVGLITNGGRETQTQKLRALDIADAFDVRVFTEPSAGIHPKPHAAPFEHALAELEVGPDAAIHVGDSLHADIAGANAMGLDSAWLATDADGPRDHEPTYELASLEAFDTIV
- a CDS encoding HFX_2341 family transcriptional regulator domain-containing protein; amino-acid sequence: MDVVKRVHVVPLGYEFDRILEPIRDQRADLVYLLEDEGAGGRRASGADRGVEERNATATADYHEELRAELESIVPEVRTRECDLTDVYAVLGDVTTIADVHAEDQVYVNVSGAGTIPAIGATIACMDVSTDAHAYYVEPAEYAHDGTTEPVSFGLDEIEEVPTYPIESPTRDQVAIMEFLAEPSAWEGFHDDRTAPPKKKDLIEYARDRDLAFMADRRSPDERAGEDKGAFRVLDSHVLEPLSEDGYVTIESVGRRRVVELTERGENAYRAFRHKLMDEGGDRR